In one window of Haemorhous mexicanus isolate bHaeMex1 chromosome 31, bHaeMex1.pri, whole genome shotgun sequence DNA:
- the DEDD gene encoding death effector domain-containing protein — protein sequence MAGRKRGAGGGSASGGAGGAVPWPEEPGEREQGLYSLHRMFDIVGAQLTHRDVRVLSFLFVDVLDEAERGRIRSGRDFLLALERQGRCDESNLRQLLQLLRIITRHDLLPYVSLKRRRPVCPDLVDKYLEETSIRYVTPRAPGGAPPGLGHPHKSGTDPWGHCHPRLGSSSPLGVTVTPVWGHRHPLGSLSPPFGVIVTPWGHHPLLGSLSPSGVTIPIWVHCHPLGSPSPFGFTVTLWGHHRHLGSLSPSGVTIPIWVHCHPLGSPSPFGFTVTLWGHHPHLGSLSPSGVTIPIWVHCHPLGSPSPFGFTVTLWGHHPHLGSLSPSGVTIPFWVHCHPLGSPSPFGVTVTLWGHHPLLGSLSPLGVTIPIWDHCDPLLWGHCHPHLGPSPPFGVTIPIWVHCHPLGSPSPFGFTVTPWGHHPLWDHCDPLLWGHCHPHLGPSSPFGVTIPLWGHCHPLGSPSPFGFTVTPWGHHPHLGSFLDAFWRDYINGSLLEALKGVFITDSLKQAVGHEAIKLLVNVDEEDYELGRQKLLRNLMLHTAP from the exons atGGCGGGCCGGAAGCGCGGCGCAGGCGGTGGCAGTGCcagcggcggcgcgggcggcgcggtGCCGtggcccgaggagccgggcgaGCGCGAGCAGGGCCTGTACTCGCTGCACCGCATGTTCGACATCGTGGGCGCGCAGCTGACGCACCGCGACGTGCGCgtgctctccttcctcttcGTGGACGTGCTGGACGAGGCCGAGCGCGGCCGCATCCGCTCGGGCCGCGActtcctgctggccctggagcgCCAGGGCCGCTGCGACGAGAGCAACCTgcggcagctgctgcagctgctgcgcATCATCACCCGCCACGACCTGCTGCCCTACGTCAGCCTCAAGAGACGGCGCCCCG TGTGCCCGGACCTGGTGGACAAGTACCTGGAGGAGACGTCCATCCGCTACGTCACCCCCCGCGCGCCCGGGGGGGCCCCGCCCGGCCTCGGCCACCCCCACAAATCAGGTACGGACCCTTGGGGTCACTGTCACCCCCGTTTGGGGTCATCGTCACCCCTTGGGGTCACTGTCACCCCCGTTTGGGGTCATCGTCACCCCTTGGGGTCACTGTCACCCCCGTTTGGGGTCATCGTCACCCCTTGGGGTCACCATCCCCTTTTGGGGTCACTGTCACCCTCTGGGGTCACCATCCCCATTTGGGTTCACTGTCACCCTCTGGGGTCACCATCCCCATTTGGGTTCACTGTCACCCTCTGGGGTCACCATCGCCATTTGGGTTCACTGTCACCCTCTGGGGTCACCATCCCCATTTGGGTTCACTGTCACCCTCTGGGGTCACCATCCCCATTTGGGTTCACTGTCACCCTCTGGGGTCACCATCCCCATTTGGGTTCACTGTCACCCTCTGGGGTCACCATCCCCATTTGGGTTCACTGTCACCCTCTGGGGTCACCATCCCCATTTGGGTTCACTGTCACCCTCTGGGGTCACCATCCCCATTTGGGTTCACTGTCACCCTCTGGGGTCACCATCCCCTTTTGGGTTCACTGTCACCCCTTGGGGTCACCATCCCCCTTTGGGGTCACTGTCACCCTCTGGGGTCACCATCCCCTTTTGGGGTCACTGTCACCCCTTGGGGTCACCATCCCCATTTGGGATCATTGTGACCCCCTCCTTTGGGGTCATTGTCACCCCCATTTGGGACCATCACCACCCTTTGGGGTCACCATCCCCATTTGGGTTCACTGTCACCCTCTGGGGTCACCATCCCCATTTGGGTTCACTGTCACCCCTTGGGGTCACCATCCCCTTTGGGATCATTGTGACCCCCTCCTTTGGGGTCATTGTCACCCCCATTTGGGACCATCATCACCCTTTGGGGTCACCATCCCCCTTTGGGGTCACTGTCACCCTCTGGGGTCACCATCCCCTTTTGGGTTCACTGTCACCCCTTGGGGTCACCATCCCCATTTGGGATCATT CCTCGACGCCTTCTGGCGGGATTACATCAACGGCTCCCTCCTGGAGGCCCTCAAGGGCGTCTTCATCACGGACTCGCTCAAACAGGCCGTGGGCCACGAGGCCATCAAGCTGCTGGTCAACGTGGACGAGGAGGATTACGAGCTGGGCCGTCAGAAACTCCTCAGGAACTTGATGCTCCACACGGCTCCCTGA